One Lepus europaeus isolate LE1 chromosome X, mLepTim1.pri, whole genome shotgun sequence genomic window carries:
- the YY2 gene encoding transcription factor YY2 isoform X2 codes for MATGACVDCPRTRAGHSQKHPLLPLQPSAAFSSSRFSPELAVSAQPVLTAFQPLTSCRGPKLLLGSAMASYNALYNPAENSGVPTEMVELHQAGSETVPMATVPVPALDMYEDVSGSWVHGGHYHPPLIALQPLVTNNFFHGDHDQELIMVQTREEVVGCYDSDSLQATSDYGDQRVVPAQESAEDIQQSLTCEPSLACNYYRKPSRKHGSFRTRSSSEAAAGSSKKWEQKQVPIKTLEGKKLPPGGIPGIDLSDPKQLAEFAKMKPRKPQDSSSRTVACPHKDCEKMFRDNCAMRKHLHTHGPRVHVCTECGKAFIENSKLKRHQLVHTGEKPFQCTFEGCGKRFSLDFNLRTHVRIHTGDKPFVCPYDACSKRFAQSTNLKSHILTHEKNKASQ; via the exons ATGGCCACAGGCGCATGCGTGGATTGCCCACGCACACGCGCTGGACACTCCCAGAAGCACCCGCTTCTTCCTCTTCAACCGTCAGCGGCGTTCTCGAGCTCCCGCTTCTCTCCAGAGCTCGCTGTCTCCGCTCAGCCTGTTTTAACTGCTTTTCAGCCGCTCACGAGCTGCCGAGGGCCAAAACTACTgcttggctcagccatggccTCATACAACGCTTTGTACAACCCTGCGGAGAACTCGGGCGTTCCTACAGAGATGGTGGAATTACACCAGGCCGGGTCAGAGACTGTGCCTATGGCTACTGTGCCAGTGCCGGCGCTCGATATGTATGAAGATGTCAGCGGCAGCTGGGTTCACGGTGGCCACTACCACCCACCCCTGATCGCTCTGCAGCCGCTTGTCACCAACAACTTCTTCCATGGGGACCATGACCAGGAGTTGATCATGGTGCAGACCCGAGAGGAAGTGGTGGGCTGTTACGACTCGGACAGCCTGCAGGCCACCAGTGACTACGGAGACCAGAGGGTCGTCCCGGCGCAGGAGAGCGCCGAGGACATTCAGCAGAGCCTGACCTGTGAGCCATCGTTGGCCTGCAACTACTACAGGAAGCCAAGCAGAAAGCATGGCAGCTTCCGAACTCGCAGTAGCAGTGAGGCCGCGGCCGGGAGCAGCAAGAAGTGGGAGCAGAAGCAGGTGCCAATCAAAACACTGGAGG GGAAGAAACTTCCTCCTGGAGGAATACCTGGCATTGACCTCTCAGACCCCAAACAACTTGCCGAATTTGCTAAAATGAAGCCGAGAAAACCCCAGGACAGTAGTTCGAGGACGGTAGCTTGCCCTCATAAAGActgtgaaaagatgttcagggATAACTGCGCCATGAGAAAACATCTGCACACCCACGGTCCCAGGGTCCACGTGTGCACAGAATGCGGCAAAGCTTTTATTGAGAACTCGAAGCTAAAACgacatcagctggttcacactggagagaagcccTTTCAGTGCACGTTCGAAGGCTGCGGAAAACGCTTTTCCCTGGATTTCAATTTGCGCACCCATGTGCGAATCCACACCGGAGATAAGCCGTTTGTTTGCCCTTATGATGCCTGTAGTAAGAGGTTCGCTCAGTCAACTAACCTGAAGTCACACATCTTAACGCATGAGAAGAACAAAGCCAGCCAGTGA
- the YY2 gene encoding transcription factor YY2 isoform X1 encodes MATGACVDCPRTRAGHSQKHPLLPLQPSAAFSSSRFSPELAVSAQPVLTAFQPLTSCRGPKLLLGSAMASYNALYNPAENSGVPTEMVELHQAGSETVPMATVPVPALDMYEDVSGSWVHGGHYHPPLIALQPLVTNNFFHGDHDQELIMVQTREEVVGCYDSDSLQATSDYGDQRVVPAQESAEDIQQSLTCEPSLACNYYRKPSRKHGSFRTRSSSEAAAGSSKKWEQKQVPIKTLEGEFSVTMWSSSNKRECNTVGGSQSDGSSSDYSEYFTGKKLPPGGIPGIDLSDPKQLAEFAKMKPRKPQDSSSRTVACPHKDCEKMFRDNCAMRKHLHTHGPRVHVCTECGKAFIENSKLKRHQLVHTGEKPFQCTFEGCGKRFSLDFNLRTHVRIHTGDKPFVCPYDACSKRFAQSTNLKSHILTHEKNKASQ; translated from the coding sequence ATGGCCACAGGCGCATGCGTGGATTGCCCACGCACACGCGCTGGACACTCCCAGAAGCACCCGCTTCTTCCTCTTCAACCGTCAGCGGCGTTCTCGAGCTCCCGCTTCTCTCCAGAGCTCGCTGTCTCCGCTCAGCCTGTTTTAACTGCTTTTCAGCCGCTCACGAGCTGCCGAGGGCCAAAACTACTgcttggctcagccatggccTCATACAACGCTTTGTACAACCCTGCGGAGAACTCGGGCGTTCCTACAGAGATGGTGGAATTACACCAGGCCGGGTCAGAGACTGTGCCTATGGCTACTGTGCCAGTGCCGGCGCTCGATATGTATGAAGATGTCAGCGGCAGCTGGGTTCACGGTGGCCACTACCACCCACCCCTGATCGCTCTGCAGCCGCTTGTCACCAACAACTTCTTCCATGGGGACCATGACCAGGAGTTGATCATGGTGCAGACCCGAGAGGAAGTGGTGGGCTGTTACGACTCGGACAGCCTGCAGGCCACCAGTGACTACGGAGACCAGAGGGTCGTCCCGGCGCAGGAGAGCGCCGAGGACATTCAGCAGAGCCTGACCTGTGAGCCATCGTTGGCCTGCAACTACTACAGGAAGCCAAGCAGAAAGCATGGCAGCTTCCGAACTCGCAGTAGCAGTGAGGCCGCGGCCGGGAGCAGCAAGAAGTGGGAGCAGAAGCAGGTGCCAATCAAAACACTGGAGGGTGAGTTCTCTGTCACCATGTGGTCCTCTAGCAATAAAAGGGAGTGTAATACGGTGGGTGGCAGCCAGAGTGACGGTTCAAGTTCTGATTATTCTGAGTACTTCACAGGGAAGAAACTTCCTCCTGGAGGAATACCTGGCATTGACCTCTCAGACCCCAAACAACTTGCCGAATTTGCTAAAATGAAGCCGAGAAAACCCCAGGACAGTAGTTCGAGGACGGTAGCTTGCCCTCATAAAGActgtgaaaagatgttcagggATAACTGCGCCATGAGAAAACATCTGCACACCCACGGTCCCAGGGTCCACGTGTGCACAGAATGCGGCAAAGCTTTTATTGAGAACTCGAAGCTAAAACgacatcagctggttcacactggagagaagcccTTTCAGTGCACGTTCGAAGGCTGCGGAAAACGCTTTTCCCTGGATTTCAATTTGCGCACCCATGTGCGAATCCACACCGGAGATAAGCCGTTTGTTTGCCCTTATGATGCCTGTAGTAAGAGGTTCGCTCAGTCAACTAACCTGAAGTCACACATCTTAACGCATGAGAAGAACAAAGCCAGCCAGTGA